The DNA region GCGCTCGCCGAGCACACCATCCAGGTCGAGCATCTCGAGTTGGGCTCGGTGAGAGAGGTCGCGGTGACGCTCACCGAAGAGCTGGCCGAGGCCGAGCGCTCACGCATCGAGCATGCGATGCGCGAGAACGATCACTCGCCGACCAGCGCCGCGCGTGCGCTCGGCATTCCGCGCACCACCCTGATCATGAAGCTCAAGCGCCTCGGGATCCGGGAGCGCCTCGCCGGCCCGAAGCCGCCCGCCGAGTAACGCGCGCTACCCCCTCAGCCCCTCGAACAAATCCGTCTCGCGCTTCCTCCCGCCGTTCACCGTGCTGAACACGCGGTAGAACGACTGCCAGCCCCATAACGCCTCGTGGTTCTTGGGGGACAGGTGCGCGAGCTTCTCGTAGGCGGTGATCTGCGACTGGTGGCACGACACCGCCTTCCACACCGTGTCCCACACGCTGCGCGTGTCGAGCACGGTCGTCACCGCCCAGTCGGGCCACGACTTCGACTCGCGCTCGACGCCATCCACCATCGAGGTGAGCTTGCGGAAGGCTTCCTCGTAAGCGCCCATCGCGCTCGCCGGCCAAGCGATGTAGTAGAGCTTCGAGATCGCGTGGGGCGCGAGCGCCGCCGCCTCGCCACCCAGCCTGAAGCCGGCATCGGAAGATGCTGCCGCCGCGGCGCACGTGAACTGGCAGATCGCGATGTGATCGGGGTGCCCGTAGCCGCCCTCGGGATCGAAGGTCATCACCACCTGCGGACGCCAGCGCCTCATGTGCGCGACGATCTTGCCGATCGCCTCCCGCGGCTCGGCCCGGTCGAGCAGCTGATCCTTGTAGTCGAGCAACGCCAGCTCGCGAATACCGAGCGTCTTCGCCGCCTCGCGCAGCTCGCCCTCGCGGATCCTGGCGAGCGCGTCGGCGCCCGGATGCTCGGGCGGCTCGCGAAAGCCGCGGAAGCGGCCGG from Candidatus Sulfotelmatobacter sp. includes:
- a CDS encoding PIG-L family deacetylase — translated: MAAPLRLMAVLAHPDDESLGFGGTLAKYAAEGVETYLVTATRGEAGRFRGFREPPEHPGADALARIREGELREAAKTLGIRELALLDYKDQLLDRAEPREAIGKIVAHMRRWRPQVVMTFDPEGGYGHPDHIAICQFTCAAAAASSDAGFRLGGEAAALAPHAISKLYYIAWPASAMGAYEEAFRKLTSMVDGVERESKSWPDWAVTTVLDTRSVWDTVWKAVSCHQSQITAYEKLAHLSPKNHEALWGWQSFYRVFSTVNGGRKRETDLFEGLRG